The Methanobrevibacter gottschalkii DSM 11977 genome includes a region encoding these proteins:
- the npdG gene encoding NADPH-dependent F420 reductase, whose translation MIVSVIGGTGPQGLGIAERLAIAGLEVIVGSRKEEKALDIVAKAKEEFADYDLNMTGMANEDAAKAGDVLIITVPLAAQKPTLEGIKEFCNDKIVMDATVPLETAIGGKPFRFVDLMEGSAAERTASILKGTGAKVICAFCNISNSHLANIPEEIDCDCLIAGDDKESKEIAAEIIDKIPGVKTIDCGILEKARIIEKITPLLIGLNIKYKSHYGGLRITGIPALDKE comes from the coding sequence ATGATTGTAAGTGTTATAGGTGGAACTGGACCACAAGGCCTTGGAATCGCAGAAAGACTAGCTATTGCTGGATTAGAAGTAATTGTTGGTTCAAGAAAAGAAGAAAAAGCATTAGACATAGTTGCAAAAGCTAAAGAAGAATTTGCTGACTATGACTTGAACATGACTGGTATGGCAAATGAAGATGCTGCAAAAGCAGGCGATGTATTGATTATCACCGTCCCATTAGCTGCTCAAAAACCGACTCTTGAGGGAATCAAAGAATTCTGTAATGATAAGATTGTTATGGATGCAACTGTACCTTTAGAAACAGCTATTGGTGGAAAACCATTTAGATTCGTTGATTTGATGGAAGGGTCTGCTGCTGAAAGGACAGCTTCTATATTAAAAGGAACTGGTGCAAAAGTAATATGTGCATTTTGTAATATTTCAAACTCACATCTTGCAAACATTCCAGAGGAAATTGACTGTGACTGTTTAATTGCAGGTGATGATAAGGAATCTAAAGAAATTGCAGCTGAAATTATTGATAAAATACCTGGAGTCAAAACAATTGACTGTGGCATTTTAGAAAAAGCACGTATTATCGAAAAAATCACTCCATTGTTAATAGGATTAAACATTAAATACAAATCCCATTACGGTGGTTTAAGAATTACAGGAATTCCTGCTCTTGATAAGGAATAA
- a CDS encoding CatA-like O-acetyltransferase, whose product MKEIKFNLDENPFINFLSARYSMSAKINVEKLWKWCHENNKSFFIMSLGCLMNAVNSVPELKRRIINGKAIEHDYLDGVSPIMDEGNKIYREMRVKTPQEFNDILKWHDYIKDYSKNILSGKEEGFTIEMEKRDLENIANFSCIPWVDFDMITNCVLSGNQIQPLITWGKVNEKYEMSISITVSHIFVNGRELGYFYENAQKEFDKF is encoded by the coding sequence ATGAAAGAAATCAAATTCAATTTAGATGAAAATCCGTTTATTAATTTTCTATCAGCAAGATACTCAATGAGTGCTAAAATAAACGTTGAAAAATTATGGAAGTGGTGTCATGAAAACAATAAATCATTTTTTATCATGAGTCTTGGCTGTTTAATGAATGCTGTAAATTCAGTTCCAGAACTTAAAAGAAGAATAATTAATGGAAAAGCTATTGAACATGATTATCTTGATGGCGTAAGTCCAATAATGGATGAAGGAAATAAAATTTATAGAGAAATGAGAGTCAAAACACCACAGGAGTTTAATGACATTTTAAAATGGCATGATTATATAAAAGATTACTCAAAAAATATTTTAAGTGGAAAAGAAGAAGGATTTACTATTGAAATGGAAAAAAGAGATTTGGAAAATATTGCAAACTTTTCATGCATTCCTTGGGTTGACTTTGATATGATTACAAACTGTGTTTTATCCGGAAACCAAATTCAGCCATTAATTACTTGGGGAAAAGTTAATGAAAAGTATGAAATGAGCATATCCATTACGGTAAGCCATATTTTTGTTAATGGACGTGAATTAGGATATTTTTATGAAAATGCTCAAAAAGAGTTTGATAAATTTTAG
- a CDS encoding FAD-dependent oxidoreductase produces MKVIIVGGGAGGISTASNIRKLDENIEITVITRDNKVAYSPCAIPYVLSGTIESFDDIVMRTPEDYKNKNIDVIIEAEVTAVDSNKKTVTYQKNGKETVMDYDKLVLATGGNPFIPPMQGVDLDGVFRIRNIDDGMKVQEALKDAKCAIVTGAGLIGIEIAFALKKRGLNVILSEMLPQIVPRSLDKDMSDILVKYLEMEGIQVVLGKPITKLIGDGKVEKACFGDEDIYDADMVIMATGVRAELDLAEMAGCEIGRWAILVNDRMETSVEDVYAVGDCVESKDLILGSNTISQLGTTAVRESKTLARTICGKKSKFNPVLNSMVSKVGDLEFGAVGYTTSFAQQNRIMPVVQKVQALTRARYYPNAKPMDIKVICDGNGTIIGCQIIAEERVAERIDTMTLAITEGLTCFDLSNMEFAYAPPVSMVTDPLILAVEEVSKKFS; encoded by the coding sequence ATGAAAGTTATTATTGTAGGTGGTGGAGCTGGGGGTATATCTACAGCTTCAAATATTCGTAAACTTGATGAAAATATTGAAATTACAGTCATCACAAGAGATAATAAAGTAGCATATTCCCCATGTGCTATTCCTTATGTATTGTCCGGTACAATCGAATCTTTTGATGATATTGTAATGAGAACTCCTGAAGATTATAAAAATAAAAATATTGATGTTATTATTGAAGCAGAAGTTACAGCTGTGGATTCTAATAAAAAAACAGTTACCTATCAAAAAAATGGTAAAGAAACTGTCATGGATTATGATAAATTAGTTCTTGCAACTGGCGGTAATCCTTTTATCCCTCCAATGCAGGGTGTTGATTTGGATGGTGTATTCAGAATTCGCAATATTGATGATGGTATGAAAGTTCAGGAAGCTTTAAAAGATGCTAAATGTGCAATTGTCACTGGTGCAGGCTTAATTGGTATTGAAATTGCATTTGCACTTAAAAAAAGAGGTTTAAATGTTATTTTAAGCGAAATGTTACCTCAAATAGTTCCAAGGTCTCTTGATAAAGATATGTCTGATATTCTGGTGAAATATCTTGAAATGGAAGGAATCCAAGTTGTTTTAGGAAAACCTATTACTAAATTAATTGGTGATGGAAAAGTTGAAAAGGCATGCTTTGGAGATGAAGATATCTATGATGCAGACATGGTTATCATGGCCACTGGTGTTAGAGCTGAATTGGATTTAGCTGAAATGGCCGGCTGTGAAATTGGAAGATGGGCAATTCTTGTCAATGACAGAATGGAAACTTCAGTAGAAGATGTTTATGCTGTTGGAGATTGTGTGGAATCTAAAGATTTAATTTTAGGTTCAAATACTATTTCTCAATTAGGCACTACTGCAGTTCGTGAATCTAAAACATTAGCTCGTACTATTTGTGGTAAAAAATCTAAATTTAATCCGGTTTTAAACTCAATGGTTTCAAAAGTTGGGGATCTGGAATTTGGTGCAGTTGGATATACTACTAGTTTTGCACAACAAAATAGAATCATGCCTGTTGTACAAAAGGTACAAGCACTTACAAGAGCTCGTTATTATCCTAATGCTAAACCAATGGATATTAAAGTTATCTGTGATGGGAACGGAACTATTATTGGTTGTCAAATCATAGCGGAAGAAAGAGTAGCTGAAAGAATTGACACTATGACTTTAGCTATTACTGAAGGTTTAACATGTTTTGATTTAAGTAATATGGAATTTGCTTATGCACCACCTGTTTCAATGGTTACAGACCCATTAATACTTGCTGTTGAAGAAGTAAGTAAAAAATTCAGTTAA
- a CDS encoding Mrp/NBP35 family ATP-binding protein, with the protein MAAHGHGHHGHGGQMTPEQQKQMIEQDLRLAKNLGQIKHKIVVMSGKGGVGKSTVAANIAETLQKLGFKTGILDADIHGPNIPKMLGVDLYGEQFNEYQFKVFKEITESGMADKDFKNDEEKLAFIEAKKEEYKHSMFPVVAPSGLKVMSMAFLLDGIDRPIIWRGPQKTGAIKQLISDAHWGSLDYLIIDNPPGTGDEPLTVLQTIPDADAVIMVTTPNVVSQEDVLKCVKMVEMMNIKQIGLIENMAYYICPHCDEKLYIFGEGNGEAFAEEMEITYLGDLPIEEKVSDAPNNEGAISVIDPNDEVSKRFVEIVKDIQKEFIKE; encoded by the coding sequence ATGGCGGCACATGGACATGGTCATCATGGTCACGGAGGCCAAATGACACCTGAACAGCAAAAACAAATGATAGAACAAGATTTAAGACTGGCTAAAAATTTAGGCCAAATCAAACATAAAATTGTTGTTATGAGTGGGAAGGGTGGAGTAGGAAAATCCACTGTTGCAGCAAATATTGCTGAAACTTTACAAAAATTAGGTTTTAAAACAGGTATTTTAGATGCAGATATTCACGGTCCGAATATTCCTAAAATGTTGGGTGTGGATTTATATGGTGAACAATTCAATGAATACCAATTCAAGGTATTTAAAGAAATTACTGAATCTGGAATGGCAGATAAGGACTTCAAAAATGATGAAGAAAAATTAGCATTCATTGAAGCTAAAAAAGAAGAATATAAACATTCCATGTTTCCAGTAGTAGCTCCAAGTGGTCTTAAAGTAATGTCTATGGCATTCTTGTTGGATGGTATTGACAGACCTATTATTTGGAGAGGACCTCAAAAAACAGGTGCTATTAAACAATTAATTTCAGATGCTCATTGGGGTTCACTTGATTATTTAATCATTGATAACCCGCCAGGAACTGGAGATGAACCATTGACCGTTTTACAGACTATTCCTGATGCAGATGCAGTTATTATGGTAACTACTCCTAATGTTGTATCTCAAGAGGATGTTTTAAAATGTGTAAAAATGGTTGAAATGATGAATATCAAACAAATTGGTCTTATTGAAAACATGGCTTACTATATTTGCCCACATTGTGATGAAAAACTTTACATATTTGGTGAAGGTAATGGTGAAGCATTTGCAGAAGAAATGGAAATCACTTACTTAGGCGATTTGCCGATTGAAGAAAAAGTTTCTGATGCACCAAATAATGAAGGGGCAATTTCTGTAATTGATCCTAATGATGAAGTTTCAAAAAGATTTGTTGAAATTGTTAAAGATATTCAAAAAGAGTTTATAAAAGAGTAG
- the msrA gene encoding peptide-methionine (S)-S-oxide reductase MsrA, with amino-acid sequence MFANQKVIYLAGGCFWGVEAFISRLKGVNQTEVGYANGRDLAPTYEKVCSGKTGHAETVKVTYNPKIITLEEILENYYKIIDPFSENRQGNDIGTQYRTGIYWQENPQKNIILKFIKDKQKLESNRISIELSPINCFYAAEEYHQKYLEKNPQGYCHVDLNLINNEEFNHLTKEEYEITQLSMTEAPFSGKYTNFFEDGVYVDVVSGEVLFSSQDKFDSGCGWPSFSKPINKEAVIKNRDYSHGTTRIEIRSAKSNSHLGHLFYDGPGGSPRYCINSSALRFIPKDEIE; translated from the coding sequence ATGTTTGCAAATCAAAAAGTTATTTACTTGGCTGGGGGATGCTTTTGGGGTGTCGAGGCATTCATTTCCAGATTAAAAGGAGTTAATCAAACTGAGGTTGGATATGCCAATGGTAGAGATTTAGCACCAACATATGAAAAAGTTTGTAGCGGAAAAACTGGGCATGCAGAAACTGTTAAAGTAACATACAATCCTAAAATAATTACATTAGAAGAAATTTTAGAAAATTATTACAAAATAATTGATCCATTTAGTGAAAATCGCCAGGGAAATGATATTGGAACCCAGTACAGAACAGGAATTTACTGGCAGGAAAATCCGCAAAAGAATATTATTTTAAAATTTATAAAAGATAAACAAAAATTAGAATCAAATAGAATATCTATTGAATTATCTCCAATTAACTGTTTTTATGCTGCTGAGGAGTATCATCAAAAATATCTTGAGAAAAATCCTCAAGGATACTGTCATGTTGATTTAAATCTAATAAACAATGAAGAATTTAACCACTTAACTAAAGAGGAGTATGAAATAACACAGCTATCCATGACAGAAGCGCCATTTAGTGGCAAATATACAAACTTTTTTGAAGATGGTGTATATGTAGATGTTGTTAGCGGTGAAGTTTTATTTTCTTCACAGGACAAATTCGACTCAGGATGCGGTTGGCCATCATTTTCAAAACCGATTAATAAAGAAGCAGTTATAAAAAATAGAGATTATTCCCATGGAACCACACGTATAGAAATTAGAAGCGCTAAATCTAACTCCCATTTAGGGCACCTATTCTATGATGGTCCCGGAGGAAGTCCCAGATACTGCATAAATTCATCTGCTTTAAGATTCATACCAAAAGATGAAATTGAATAA
- a CDS encoding helix-turn-helix domain-containing protein yields MDNSVKYILKSSYRVRVLQAIGHDVKTPSQIAKDSSVLNNHISRTLRQLYEHDLIELINPEMHCGRLYRLTEKGLVVLSIINNESVQ; encoded by the coding sequence TTGGATAATTCAGTTAAGTATATTTTAAAATCGTCTTATCGTGTTCGTGTTCTTCAGGCAATCGGTCATGATGTAAAAACACCCTCCCAAATTGCAAAAGATAGTTCCGTGTTAAATAATCATATTAGCAGAACATTAAGACAATTATACGAACATGATTTAATAGAGTTGATTAATCCTGAAATGCATTGTGGCAGATTGTATAGACTTACTGAAAAGGGTCTGGTTGTTTTGAGTATTATTAATAATGAATCTGTCCAATAA
- a CDS encoding DUF11 domain-containing protein, with protein sequence MKLFNNNFISVLLILFVLVLAVNSVSATDNNITDINNVNSNLSNVLKSSSSLNDGDAISYDLMDNKDVISQKFSSNSNTNDKSNMSDVVDSIESVAEPTSLDSPILRSVVPSGITFDGVFHVGTGQQYSNIQDALDQCRRGGYNYQIIIHEGTYTGYGNKNLVIEPTTWWNPNFGYLDIRTANDGDVVILNAERSPSILTINSRNVHITGLTFMNAYNYGSGGTSGAGVAINIRKGTVSIDNCSFINNEARNLWGGAVHIDSSITNRISNIDITNSLFVNNSAEVGGAFRSERYSSNINIINTTFINNTATEHGGVACLFSTDVTFANCTFINNSAPSSGGIHFHVGGSHIDNCTFINNSAYGTGSSEEGYGGAIALVYSTSDGVIISNSSFSNNFAGKYGGAIDVNGSGSNAKILNCNFENNTAGYGGAIRVQGSNTVIDNNSLINNKAINTDGGGIHVEGSNTQISNTIFRNNSAAANGGALAIVAGDNTFVSNSVIANNTAVNGAGAYIQGRRVTISDSIVANNTADQNGAGVYIDGSYATIKDSTIYNNNATVNGGGAYINGRDATISNVNFVLNNAIPDEEALDDGLGGAIFIAGSNSYIEDSNFTYNTARNGSAIYIDPTSSIANNYIYNCNFTENQAWSYWLPIFYNDVTKTIESNLTGGNNILNAIYNNGSNLHIFIDGVNPVLGWENSQNGTIMYQDNREFNQTIVTLVWDRHGNLVFNETAVTDLAGNVCYDIPQDTHLWFIVSMTHLEDTYYKEITNITGININPGLTITDVTMYEGNSTPQTIYIVLADDDANPIPNEGPIMIYVMVNGNKILLGSGNTSKNAVLILNESAVFKTLNPGNYTIIAECTYAYYNETTQSISNKTVSTEGILEVLPYIWSLNKTISHVNGIPYIEGMVIQINDNVTFNITVFNEVNTTLYGLKLIDLNTEGLSYVSTLPSNWNYEGNNVWTLDNLVNYGNSSLFVTFKVLKTGNLTNIVNCSFLDGFKNKSANITFAVNLTADLGVSKVVNVSNPNYGDFIKYTVVVSNAGPDDATGVVVNETLPVGLVYVSDDASVGSYDHVAGLWTVGSLAKGDSATLIVVVRVGGTGNIQNFVNVSGAEYDNNTGNNKANVTVAVNASADLGVSKVVNVSNPNYGDFIKYTVVVSNAGPDDATGVVVNETLPVGLVYVSDDASVGSYDHVAGLWTVGSLAKGDSATLIVVVRVGGTGNIQNFVNVSGAEYDNNTGNNKANVTVAVNQLKTYIIVFNNTVYPGDDVTVIVTVTTQNGSLFNGNVNVALNDTANTTKVVTIVDGTGSFKVTVDKNLVNGYVIGINASYDGNDTYIGSKGFGWIKVLPVKFHVEKTIVKGNEFFIGDEIIFNITVYNDCNGTLYNLVVSDVLPNGVVLINSGFGLWTYDGGSSWSYGDLSAGASATLIIKSSAVKAGSFTNDAKATVNDVLDNSSLVDFSISKLNTSISVSNVTGHPGDVVVITIKVSTGDNVPFNGDVDVILLDGKKIIVHVTNGIAKFKWTIPKNAKNNTIFSIFVSFAGSSKYFGSNNTGFIKVIDNKQNKTNHTDNNDFTDKCNKGIIKNTGNPLLVLLISIVILVISLKRRKDY encoded by the coding sequence ATGAAATTATTTAACAATAATTTTATATCTGTATTATTAATATTATTCGTTTTAGTTCTTGCTGTTAATTCAGTTAGTGCTACTGATAATAATATTACGGATATAAATAATGTTAATTCTAATTTATCCAATGTATTGAAAAGTTCTTCTAGTTTAAATGATGGAGATGCTATTTCATATGATTTAATGGATAATAAAGATGTTATTTCTCAAAAATTTTCTTCAAATAGTAATACAAATGATAAGTCAAATATGTCTGATGTGGTTGATTCTATTGAATCTGTTGCAGAACCTACTAGTTTGGATAGTCCTATACTCAGGTCTGTTGTTCCTAGCGGCATTACATTTGATGGAGTTTTCCATGTTGGTACTGGACAACAATATTCAAATATACAAGACGCATTAGATCAATGTAGGAGAGGCGGATATAATTATCAAATTATTATACATGAAGGTACATATACTGGATATGGTAATAAAAATTTAGTTATTGAGCCTACTACTTGGTGGAACCCTAATTTTGGTTACTTGGATATTAGAACTGCAAATGATGGTGATGTGGTAATATTAAATGCAGAAAGATCTCCAAGCATTTTAACTATTAATTCTAGAAATGTTCATATTACTGGATTGACATTTATGAATGCTTATAATTATGGTAGTGGTGGAACATCTGGTGCTGGTGTTGCTATAAATATTAGGAAAGGAACTGTATCTATAGATAATTGTTCTTTTATTAATAATGAAGCTAGAAATCTTTGGGGAGGTGCAGTCCATATTGATTCAAGTATAACAAATCGTATTTCTAATATAGATATTACAAACTCTTTATTTGTTAATAATAGTGCTGAGGTAGGTGGAGCATTCCGTTCTGAAAGATATTCTAGTAATATTAATATAATTAATACTACATTTATTAATAATACTGCTACTGAACATGGTGGTGTAGCATGTTTATTTAGTACAGATGTGACATTTGCAAATTGTACTTTTATAAATAACTCTGCTCCTTCATCTGGAGGTATTCATTTTCATGTTGGCGGATCACATATCGATAATTGTACTTTTATAAATAATAGTGCTTATGGTACTGGTTCTTCTGAAGAAGGTTATGGTGGAGCTATTGCGTTAGTTTATAGTACTAGTGATGGTGTTATTATTTCTAATTCTAGTTTTTCCAATAACTTTGCCGGTAAATATGGTGGTGCCATTGATGTAAATGGCAGTGGTAGTAATGCTAAAATATTGAACTGTAATTTTGAAAACAATACTGCCGGTTATGGTGGCGCTATCCGTGTTCAAGGTTCTAACACTGTTATTGATAATAACAGTTTAATTAATAATAAGGCTATTAATACTGATGGTGGTGGAATTCATGTTGAAGGTAGTAATACTCAAATTTCAAATACTATTTTTAGAAATAATTCTGCTGCTGCTAATGGAGGTGCTTTAGCTATTGTTGCTGGTGATAATACATTTGTTTCCAATTCAGTCATTGCTAATAACACTGCTGTGAATGGTGCGGGTGCTTATATTCAAGGAAGAAGAGTAACTATATCCGATTCTATTGTCGCTAACAATACTGCAGACCAAAATGGTGCAGGAGTTTATATTGATGGAAGTTATGCTACTATAAAAGACTCTACTATTTATAATAATAATGCTACTGTTAATGGTGGTGGAGCTTATATAAATGGTAGGGATGCTACTATCTCCAATGTTAACTTTGTGTTAAACAATGCTATTCCTGATGAAGAAGCTTTGGATGATGGTCTTGGTGGAGCTATTTTTATTGCTGGTAGTAATAGTTATATTGAGGATAGTAATTTTACTTATAATACTGCTCGTAATGGTTCTGCTATTTATATAGATCCGACAAGTTCTATAGCAAATAATTATATTTATAACTGTAATTTCACTGAAAATCAAGCTTGGAGTTATTGGTTACCTATTTTCTATAATGATGTAACTAAAACTATTGAATCTAATTTAACTGGTGGAAATAATATATTAAATGCTATTTACAATAATGGAAGTAACTTACATATTTTCATTGATGGCGTAAATCCTGTTTTGGGATGGGAAAACTCTCAAAATGGTACAATAATGTATCAAGATAACCGTGAGTTTAATCAAACTATTGTAACTCTTGTTTGGGATAGGCATGGTAATTTAGTATTTAATGAAACTGCAGTTACTGATTTAGCAGGTAATGTTTGTTATGATATTCCTCAAGATACACATTTATGGTTTATAGTTAGTATGACTCATTTAGAGGATACTTATTATAAAGAAATTACTAATATTACGGGTATTAATATTAATCCTGGTTTGACTATTACTGATGTAACTATGTATGAGGGTAATTCAACTCCTCAAACAATATATATTGTTTTAGCTGATGATGATGCTAATCCTATACCAAATGAAGGTCCAATCATGATTTATGTCATGGTTAATGGTAATAAGATTCTTCTTGGTAGTGGTAATACTAGTAAGAATGCAGTATTGATTCTTAATGAAAGTGCTGTATTTAAAACATTAAATCCCGGCAATTATACTATTATTGCAGAATGTACATATGCATATTATAATGAAACTACTCAATCCATATCTAATAAAACTGTATCAACTGAAGGTATTTTAGAAGTTCTTCCATATATCTGGAGTCTTAATAAAACTATTTCTCATGTTAATGGTATTCCATATATTGAGGGTATGGTTATCCAGATAAATGATAATGTTACTTTTAATATAACTGTATTTAATGAAGTTAATACTACGTTATATGGATTAAAATTAATTGATTTAAATACTGAAGGATTAAGTTATGTTTCTACTTTACCTTCCAATTGGAATTATGAAGGTAATAATGTATGGACATTAGATAATCTAGTTAATTATGGAAATTCATCATTATTTGTTACTTTTAAAGTACTTAAAACTGGTAATTTAACTAATATTGTTAATTGTAGTTTTCTTGATGGTTTTAAAAATAAAAGTGCTAACATTACTTTTGCAGTTAATTTAACTGCTGATTTGGGTGTTAGTAAGGTTGTTAATGTTTCTAATCCTAATTACGGTGATTTTATTAAGTATACTGTAGTTGTTTCTAATGCTGGTCCTGATGATGCTACTGGTGTTGTTGTTAATGAGACTTTGCCTGTGGGTTTGGTTTATGTTAGTGATGATGCTAGTGTTGGTAGTTATGATCATGTTGCTGGTTTGTGGACTGTTGGTAGTTTGGCTAAAGGTGATAGTGCTACTTTGATTGTTGTTGTGCGTGTTGGTGGTACTGGTAATATTCAGAATTTTGTGAATGTTAGTGGTGCTGAGTATGATAATAATACTGGTAATAATAAGGCCAATGTTACTGTTGCTGTTAATGCTAGTGCTGATTTGGGTGTTAGTAAGGTTGTTAATGTTTCTAATCCTAATTACGGTGATTTTATTAAGTATACTGTAGTTGTTTCTAATGCTGGTCCTGATGATGCTACTGGTGTTGTTGTTAATGAGACTTTGCCTGTGGGTTTGGTTTATGTTAGTGATGATGCTAGTGTTGGTAGTTATGATCATGTTGCTGGTTTGTGGACTGTTGGTAGTTTGGCTAAAGGTGATAGTGCTACTTTGATTGTTGTTGTGCGTGTTGGTGGTACTGGTAATATTCAGAATTTTGTGAATGTTAGTGGTGCTGAGTATGATAATAATACTGGTAATAATAAGGCCAATGTTACTGTTGCTGTTAATCAGCTTAAAACTTATATTATCGTTTTTAATAATACTGTTTATCCTGGTGATGATGTTACTGTTATTGTTACTGTTACTACTCAAAACGGTTCATTATTTAATGGTAATGTTAATGTTGCTTTAAATGATACTGCAAACACTACTAAAGTGGTTACTATTGTTGATGGTACTGGTAGTTTTAAGGTTACAGTTGATAAAAATCTTGTTAATGGCTATGTAATTGGTATTAATGCTAGTTATGATGGTAATGATACTTATATTGGATCTAAAGGTTTTGGTTGGATTAAGGTTTTACCAGTCAAATTCCATGTTGAAAAAACTATTGTAAAAGGTAATGAATTTTTCATTGGTGATGAGATAATATTTAATATTACTGTTTATAATGATTGTAATGGTACTTTATACAATTTAGTTGTTAGTGATGTTCTTCCTAATGGTGTTGTGCTTATTAATAGTGGTTTTGGGCTTTGGACTTATGATGGTGGCTCTTCTTGGAGTTATGGTGATTTAAGTGCAGGCGCTAGTGCTACTTTGATTATTAAGTCTAGTGCAGTTAAAGCTGGTAGTTTCACTAATGATGCTAAAGCTACAGTAAATGATGTTCTTGATAATAGTAGTTTGGTTGATTTCAGTATTTCAAAATTAAATACTAGTATCAGTGTATCTAATGTTACAGGGCATCCTGGTGATGTAGTTGTTATAACTATTAAAGTTAGTACTGGAGATAATGTTCCGTTTAATGGTGATGTTGATGTTATTTTACTCGATGGTAAAAAAATTATTGTTCATGTAACTAATGGTATTGCTAAGTTTAAATGGACTATTCCTAAAAATGCTAAGAATAATACTATATTTAGTATTTTCGTATCATTTGCTGGTAGTTCAAAATACTTTGGATCTAATAATACTGGATTTATCAAAGTAATTGATAATAAACAAAACAAAACTAATCATACAGATAACAATGATTTTACTGATAAATGTAATAAAGGGATTATTAAAAATACTGGTAATCCATTATTAGTTTTATTAATTTCAATTGTTATTTTGGTTATATCATTAAAACGTAGAAAAGACTATTAA